The Vulcanimicrobium alpinum sequence CGTTGCGAAGCTGCTCCAGCAGTGCGCCGAGTACTGCGGCGCCGGCACGCCGGTGCGGTAGCGAAAGGTAAGCATCCCCACCGCGCCGGTGCGGAATGGGAAGTACGGTGATGGGGTCATGAAGATTCTGGTCCGCGCGGCGCTCGCCGCCGCACTCATCCTCCCGCTCGCGCCGACGTTCGCGTCGGCGGCGCCGCTCGACCGCGCGAAAGTCGTTCTCCCCTCGGCGATCTCGGTCGATCTCGCCGCGAACACCGTCACCCTGCCGCTGTATCGCGGTTCGGTGCACGGCAACCCCGTCTGGTACATCAAGACCGACGTCTCCAACGCCGCGGTCGCGAAGCGCGAAGGTCTGCTGTACGCGCCGCTGCTCGCGAGCTCGGCGAGCGCCGCGCAGCACGCGACCGGCGCGTCGAACGCGTTCGCGTTCGCCGGCGGCGTCGACTTCACGCCGCAACGCGTCCTCACCACCGCTGCCGACGGCAGCGTCACCGCCGCCAAACCCGGCAGCGTCGGCGACGACGCGTACTCACCGTTCGTGCACGCGGCTGCCAACGGTGCGATCTACAACGCACCGATCGTCGCGAGCGGCGCGCACCCGTCGGACGTGGCGACGCACAACGACACCCTTGACCGCGTCGTCGCGATCGATACGCGCGACACCGCGCACGCAAGCGTGACGCTGGTGCTCGCGCGCGGCTTCACCAACGGTCAGCCGATCGCGTACATCTCGACCGACGCGTCGGCCGACGGCCCCGCAGCGATCGAACGCTCGACGTACGTGCCGCGCCTGGCGAAAGCCGCCGCTGCCGCGATCGCGATCGACGTCCTCTTCAACGGCCGGACGGACGGCGAGTCGCAGGGGATCGCCGCCGCCGGTCTCCACGGCAGCCTCGGCGCGGAAGCGACGGTGCAGAACGCCGCCGAGATCGGCTCGCCGCTCAACGTGCAGGCCACGTTCCCCGCCCCGAACTTCGCCGCCAGCGGCTACTCGCCGCTCTGGCACGTCGCGCCGGCCGTGTGGACCGCGGCGGCCCTCTCCGGCGGCAAAGCGCATCGGCTGCGCAGCAGCGCGGACTTCGCTGCCGCCGCATCGGCGAACCTGATCACCGCGCCGGACGGCAAGCCATTCGGCCCCGCGCCGATCTTCGTGAACTGTCCCGTCGTCGGCTTCGAGGCCGCACGGCCGTAGCGGTTACGGCGCGTCGATATCGACGACGCGCACCGGGTTGGAAGGAGCATAGCGCAGCGTGCAGATCGACGCATTGACGAAGATGGTGCCGCTGCGCTCCTCTATGCCGGCCGCCTCGTGAATGTGGCCGAAGCAGTGCACGCGCGGTCGCACCTCGTGCACGCGCGCGAGCAGGTCGTCGCAGCCGGCGGCGTCGCCGCGCGCAGTGGCGTCGAGAATCCCGCGCGGCGGTCCGTGCGTGATCAGCACATCGGTGTCGGCCGGAATCTGCGCCCACTTCACGCGCAGCGGTTCACCACGGTCCAGGTTGAACGCCCAGTCGAAGAACCGCGGCTGCCACGGCGAGCCCCAGAAGCGTAGGCCGCCGATCGTCACGCCGGCATCCTGCAGGTAGATGATCCCCTCGCCGAGCGCGGCGCGCGCAGCCTCGGGCATCCTCTCGAACGGAAAATCGTGGTTACCGGCGATGACGATCTTGTGCCGGTGCGGCAGCGCACGCGCCCACTCGCCGAACACGCGAACCTCCTCGAGCGAACTCTGCTTGCCGCAGAGGTCGCCGCAATGCACGAACACATCTCCGTCCGGTACCGCGACGGCCGCGTGCCGCAGGTGCGTGTCGGATGCGATTGCAAGGCGCATGCGGCGTGGCCTTCGCGCCCGCGCGAGCGGTTCACTCGCGCACGAGTTCGGCGTCGAAGCCGATCTCGGCGAGCCGGGCGAGAATCGCCGGCAGGTCATCCGAACGCTCGATCTCGACGGTGAGGTCGAGCTCGGCGTGTTTTGCGGAGAGGCTGCCGAAGACGCGATGGTGCGCGACGTCGAGGACGTTGGCGCGCGCGTCGGCGAGCGCGGTCGCGACGCTGGCGAGTTCGCCGGGTTTGTCGACCATGTGCACGCGGATGCGCACCACACGTCCCGAGCGCATTCGATGGCGCACGATCACCGCCGCCAGCATCCCTAAGTCGATGTTGCCGCCGCAAAGCAGCGTTCCGACGCGCTTCCCCGCGAACCGCTCCGGATCGCTTTGCAACGCCGCGACGCCGGCGGCCCCGGCACCCTCGACGACGAGCTTCTCGTCTTCAAGCAGCGTTGCGATCGCGGTTTCGATCGCCGCTTCGCTGACCAAGAGCGTCCCGCGCACGTGTTCGCGGATCAGCGATTCGTTGAGCGTGCCGACACGCGTTACCGCGATCCCCTCCGCGATCGTCGGGCCTCCCGCGACGGGGCGCTCGTCGAGCGCCGCGCCGACGCTGGGATAGAGCGCGGACTGCACGCCGAAGAGTTCGGCGCGCGAGCCGTACGCCGCGATCGCGAGCGCTGCGCCAGCGATCAAGCCGCCGCCGCCGACCGGGACCAGGATCACGTCGAGGTCGCCGGCGTCCTCGAGGAGCTCCAGCGTCGCGGTCGCCTGGCCGGCGATCACCTGCGGATCGTCGTAGGGATGCACCAACGTTGCCCCGGCCGTCGCCGCGAGTTCGCGCGCGTGCGCGGCCGCGTCGGCGAAGGTCGCGCCGGCCAGCACCACCTCGGCGCCGAAGTCGCGCGTGCGCCGCACTTTGAGCAGCGGCGTCGTTTCCGGCATCACGACGGTCGTGCGCAGGCCGAGCCGCGCGCCGTGATACGCGACGGCCTGCCCGTGATTCCCGGCCGACATCGTGACGATGCCGCGTGCGCGCTGTTCCGGCGCGAGCGCGAGCATCGCGTTGAGCGCGCCGCGTTCCTTGTACGAGCCGGTGGTCTGCCGGGTCTCGATCTTCAGGATCACGTCGGCGCCGGCGGCGTCGGAGAGCGTGCGCGATCGGACCGACGGCGTGCGGACGATCCCGGAGGCGATTCGTTCCGCGGCGAGGCGGACATCGGCGGCTGAAACGTCGAGCGTGGTCACGGGGCATGCTCCTCGGGTGCGAAAAAACGAAAAACCCCTCGCCGCCGGGCGAGGGGTTCGTGCGGTGCGATGCGCGATCGCGTTACGCCGAAACGACTCGCCGGCTCGGTGGAGCCGCGATAATCGAACCGGCGATAATCACGAGGGCGCAACGCAACATCGGTAGGGCGATCAATACCACGGACGCTCGGTCGCTGTCAATTCAGCCGGCGGCATTCCGCGCGAGTGTGCGCTCCGGCCGACGGTGTGCGGGCGGGAATTGCGCGATGGCGGGCGCGGTCCATCGTCCGGCGAAATATCCCGGCAATCCCAGGGACACGCCGCGAGGGTCACGCTGCGATGAGTGAGATGGCAGCCCTTCCGAACGAGATCACACCCTATCGCATGTCGGTCGACGAGTTCTACCGTATCGGCGATCTGCTCGACGAAGACCGCACGGAGTTGCTCGACGGGGTCATCGTCGCCGTGAGCCCGGTTTCGGTCGCGCATGGCGCGCGGGCGGCCGCGATCACGATCGCGCTCGGCAACGCGTTCGGCAGTCGTGCCGTCGTGATTGCCGGCGGATCGATGACGGTCGACCGATACGATGCTCCGCTGCCCGACGTCTCGGTTCTTCGGCCGCTTCTGCCGGATGCCGGCACGTATGCGTCCGTCGAGCAGGCGCTGTGCGTCGTCGAGGTTGCGAAGTCGAGCCTCACCCGGGATCTGCACTACAAAGCCCATCTTTCCGCGCGAGCCGGCGTCGCGGATTATCTCGTCGCGGACATCGACGGCGACGTCGTGCACCACCACACGGGCCCGTCGCCCGGCGGATACGCAAGCGTAGCCGTGCTGCGGCACGGCGCAACGTTCTCCATCGCGGCGTTTCCCGACATCGTGCTGCGCGCCGACGCGTTCCTCGCGCCGCGCTGACGCACGGCCTAGTTTTCCGGCAGCACCTGACGCTGCGCCGTGCGCAGGGCGAGCCAGATTCCCGCGATCACGAGCGCGCTGCCGGCAAGCTCGCGCGCACCGAAGTGCTCGCCGCCCAGCAATGCCCCGACGGCGACCGCGAGCACCGGGATCACGAGCGCGGAGAGGCCGACGACCCAGGTCTGCAGCCGCTGCAGCAGCCAATGGTTGAGATAAAACGCGATCCCGCTGCCGAGTACCGCGAGATACAGTACTGCACCGATCGACGGCGGCGCGAGGGCGCGCTGCCAGTCCGGATGCTCGAACGCGATCCCGGCGAGCGTCATCGCGGCGCCGGCGATCAGCATCGCGGGCGGGAGCGTGCGCAGCGGGTTGGTGCCGGCGTGACGCTTGAGTTCGATGTTGGCGTAGGCCGAGATCGCCGCGGCGGCGAGCGTTGCGAGGATGTACGGGAGCGCACCGTGGACGTCGGGGCCGATCGAGATCGCGGCGACGCCGGCCAGCGCGAGCGCGGCGCCCACGATCGCATTCGCCCCGACGCGTTCGCCGAACAGCAGCGCGCCCAGCGCGAACACCCAGAACGGCAACGTCCCGAAGAGCACCGCGACGAGACCCGATGCGAGGCCCGTCTCGGCGTAGTACGTCAGCGCGTAGTTGCCGCCGAAGAGCGTCGCGGCGAGGAGCAGGATCGTCGCCCACGGCGCTTTCGTGCCGCGCTCGGCCGGCACGAGGCGCGCCAGCAGCCACAGGAACAGCGCCGCGACGACGAAACGCACGCCCGCTCCCGTCAGCGGCGGGAGGGCCGCGAGGCTGATCTTGATTGCGAGCCAGGTTGTCCCCCAGATCGCACACATCGCCGCATAGGCCGCCGTCGTGCGCATGTCCACGATGCTGTTCGACCCGCCGGGGCGGCGGAGCGTTACATCCGGAAAATGCCGAATTCGGTGTCGCTCGCGGGACAATAACGCGCGGCGCGCAAGCCGATTGCGAGCACGCGACGGGTGTCCATCGGATCGATGATCCCGTCGTCCCAGATGCGCGCGGTCGAGTGGTACGGGTTACCCTCGTTTTCGTATTTCTGCAGGATCGGCGCTTTGAACGCGTCCTGTTCTTCCTGCGTCAGCGCGGGCTTGTGCTTCTCGGCGTCGGCGTTCATGCGCACCGTGAGCAGCGTCGACGCCGCCTGCTGGCCGCCCATCACGCTGATCCGCGCGTTGGGCCACATCCAAAGTTGGCGCGGCGCGTAGGCGCGTCCGCACATCCCGTAGTTGCCCGCGCCGAAACTGCCGCCGATCACGACGGTGAACTTCGGCACCGCGGCGCACGCGACGGCGGTGACGAGCTTCGCGCCGTCCTTCGCGATCCCGCGGTTTTCATATTCCTTGCCGATCATGAATCCGGTGATGTTCTGCAGAAAGAGCAGCGGAATACCGCGGCGGCAGCAGAGCTCGATGAAGTGCGCGCCCTTGAGCGCCGACTCGCTGAAAAGAATGCCGTTGTTCGCGAGGATCCCGACCGGATGCCCCTCGAGATGCGCGAACCCGCAGACCAGCGTCGCGCCGTAGCGCGCTTTGAACTCCGCGAACTCCGACGCGTCGACGATCCGCGCGATCACTTCGCGCACGTCGAAGGTCTGACGCGGGTCGGCGGGGACGATCCCGTACAGTTCAGCGGGATCGCGCGCCGGCGGTTTCGTATCGCGCACCGGCCACGGATCGTACGGCCGCCGCTCGAGCCGGCCGACGATCTGGCGCACGATCCCGAGCGCGTGTTCGTCGTCGACGGCGTAGTGATCGACGACGCCGCTGATGCGCGTGTGCACGTCGGCGCCGCCGAGTTCTTCGGCGGTGACGATCTCGCCGGTCGCCGCTTGCACCAACGGCGGACCCCCCAGAAAGATCGTGCCCTGGTCTTTGACGATGATCGACTCGTCGGCCATCGCCGGGACATACGCACCGCCCGCGGTGCACGAACCCATCACCGCGGCGATCTGCGGTATTTTCTGCGCCGACATGCGCGCCTGATTGTAAAAGATGCGCCCGAAGTGATCGCGGTCCGGAAACACCTCGTCCTGCAACGGCAAGAACGCGCCGCCCGAGTCGACGAGGTAGATGCACGCGAGGCCGTTCTGCTCGGCGATCTCCTGCGCGCGCAGATGCTTCTTCACCGTCATCGGATAGTAGGTGCCGCCCTTGACGGTCGCGTCGTTCGCGACGATCACGCAGTCGACGCCGTCGATCGTCCCGATCCCGGTGACGATCCCGGCTGCCGGCGCGTCACCGCGGTACATCCCGTGTGCGGCGAGCGCGGAGAACTCCAGGAACGGCGTGCCGGGATCGACGAGGCGGTCGACGCGGTCGCGCGCCGTCAGCTTGCCGCGCTTGCGGTGTCGGGCGACCGCGTCGGGGCCGCCGCCGCCGCGCACCAGCGCGAGCTGCGCGCGCAGATCGTCGACGAGCGCCTGCATCGCGCGCGCGTTGATGTCGAAATCGTCGGATCGGGAATCGACCCGGGTCGCCAGAAGGGTCACGCGATGCCGATTTAAGCCCGTGTGAGAATATCCATCCCGCAGCACGCAAACGGCGGCAGGCGCGCTAGGATGGCATCGTGGCCGCCCAGACCAACGCACCCGCTTCGTATCGCCCGCCCGGCGCGCTTGACGCCGCGACGGCGCTGTTGCCGTATAACGGGCCGTGGAACCGCCGGCTGGCGGCCCACCTGCTGCGGCGCGCCGGTTTCGGCGGCTCGGCCGCCGACGTGGAACGCGTGGCCGGGATGTCGCCGCGCGCGGCGGTCGCGTCGCTGGTCCAGTTCGCCGATACCGGATCGCTGCCGGCCGCGCCCGCGCTGCAGACGCCGGCGCTCCCGCCGCGCGGCCTCTTCCGCGGTTTCATGACCGGGATGGCGGCCGACGAGCAGACCGCCGAAGCCCGCAAGGCCTTCGTGATGCAGCGCAACCGCGAGCGGCGCGCCAACCTGATCGCGATGCAGACGTGGTGGCTCGAGCGCATGATCGGCTCGCCCGCGCCGCTGCAAGAGAAGATGACGCTCTTCTGGCACGGGCACTTCACGAGTTCGCCGGAGAAGGGCACGACGGCGCAGGAACTCTTCAAGCAGAACCAGCTCTTCCGCGAGTACGCGCTCGGCAACGTGCGCGATCTGACGCTGCACGTCTCGCAGGATCCCGCGATGCTGCGCTATCTCGACAACAACGTCAACCAGCGCTCGCATCCGAACGAGAACTACGCGCGCGAGCTCATGGAGCTCTTCACGCTGGGGATCGGCAACTACACCGAGCAGGACATTCGCGAGTCGGCGCGCGCCTTCACCGGCTGGACGTTCCGCCGCGAGCCCGACGGCACCGGCTCGTTCGAGTTCAACCGCAACCAGCACGACGACGGAACGAAGACGTTCCTGGGGCGCACCGGCAATTTCGACGGCGCCGACATCGTGCGGATCATCTTCGAGCAGCCGGCCTCGGCGCGCTGGTTCGCGACGAAGCTGCTCGCCTTCTTCGTCTACATGGAACCCGAACCGCAGCTCGTCGATCAGGTCGCCGCGCTGCTGCGCACGCACAACTTCGAGATGCGACCGGTGATGGCGACGCTCTTGGCGAGCAACGTGTTCTTCAGCGATCGCGCCTATCGCGCGCTGGTGAAGAGTCCGGTGGAGTATGTGGTGGGCACGCACCAGCTCTTCGGCGTTCCCAATGTCGTGCCGGTCGAGCTCGCCGCGCTGCGTGCGATGGGACAGATGCTGTTCTATCCGCCCAACGTCAAGGGCTGGGACGGCGGCGCGGCGTGGCTGAGCAGCGCGACGCTGCTCACGCGCGAGAACTTCGCCAACGGCGTCGCGCAGAATCCGAAGATGATGGATCTGGCGACGTGGCTCGGGCCGACGCTGCGAACGATGGATCCCAAACAGATCGCGTACGCGCTGACGCAGACGCTGCTGCAGGGCGACGTCTCACCGGCGGCGAGCGCGCAGCTCGTGTCGTATCTGGGCGGTGTGGGTCAAGCCGCGCTGGCCGAACTCTCCGGCGAAAACGTCGACGAACGCGTCCGCGGCGCCGCCTACCTCACCATGGCGATGCCCGCCTACCAGCTCGCGTGACAGGATGATGACTCGATGAAACGTTCCACCTTCTTGCTCGGTGCGATCTCCGGACTCTCAGTGGTCGGGACGTTCGACAACGTGTTCGCACAGGCGCTCGCGCAGTCGCCGCTTCCGGGACTGCCGGCCGCCGCCGACCGCGTGCTGCTCGTCATCAATTTCCAAGGCGGCAACGACGGGCTTAACACCGTCGTCCCGTTCGGGATGCCGGAGTACTACCGCTATCGCCCCTCGATCGGCATCCCGCAATCGGACGTGCTGCGGATCGACGACACCGTCGGCCTCAACCCGTCCCTCGCACCGTTCAAGAAGATGTACGACGGCGGGAAGGTCGCGATCGTGCAGGGCGTCGGCTATCCCGACCCTGATCACTCGCATTTCCGCTCGACCGAGATCTGGCAGACCGCCGCGCCGAAAGCGTATGAATCGACCGGGTGGCTGGGCCGCTACCTCGACGACGCGGGGCTGCCGCCGGACAACCTCTTCAACGCCGTCGCGCTCAACAATATCCTCCCCGAAGTGCTGATCGCAAAGAAGACCGACGTGCCGGCGATCGACGCGCTGCGCGGCTACGGTCTGCGCAGCGACCGCCGCACCGCCGACCGCGAAGCGTTCCACGAATTCGTCCGCGACCGCTCCGTCCCGTTCCGCTCGCCGTTCCTCGCGCAGGTCGCGCAGATCGAAGATCACGCCCAGCGCGGCGCCGAGGAACTCCCCAAACTCGTCGCCGGCTACAAGACCGAGGCGAACTATCCCGCGACGCCGCTGGGGCGCAGCCTCGCGCTGGCCGCGCAGATCGTCGGCTCGAAACTCGGCACGCGCGTGCTGTACATCCAGCACGGCTCGTTCGACACGCACGTGACCCAGAAGGCGACGCAGGACCGCCTGCTCGCCGATTTCGCCAACGCGATCACGGCGTTTTATGACGACCTCGCCGCGCACGGCAACGACGGGCGCGTGCTGACGATGACGTTCAGCGAGTTCGGCCGCCGCGTCGCCGAGAACGCGAGCCGCGGGACCGATCACGGCGAAGCGGCGCCGGTGTTCCTGATCGGCGGTGGCGTCAAGGGCGGCTTGTACGGACAGCACCCCGATCTGTCCCGTCTCTCGATGGGGAATCTCGCGTACTCGACGGATTTCCGTTCCGTCTACGCGACCGTCCTCGAACGCTGGCTGGGACGGCCGTCGGTCGCGATCGTCGGCGGCAGTTTCGCGACGCTCCCCGCGCTCGCATAGCAAGAGGCGCTTCGCCGAGAACGAAGCGCCGGGGATGCAAGAGGGGCACGTCGCCGTCGTCACGGGCGCGAGCAGCGGGATCGGCCGGGCGGCCGCGCTCGCGTTCGCGCGAAAGGGCGCGCGCGTCGTCGCGGGCGACGTGAACGACGAGGGCGGCCGCGAGACGGTCGCGCTGGTCGAGCGCGGCGGCGGCGAAGCGGAATTCGTTCATACCGACGTCGCCGAGCAGGCGCAGGTCGACGCGCTGGTCGCGCGCGCGGTGGAACGCTTCGGCGCGATCCACGCGATGTTCAACAACGCCGGGATCGGCGCGTGGGCGCCCCTGCTCGAGCACACGGCGGAGCAGTTCGACCGCGTCGTGCGGGTGAACCAGCACGGCGTCTTTTACGGGATCGTCGCGGCGGGGCGCGCGATGCGCGACCTCGGGGTCCACGGAACGATCGTCAACACCGCGTCGGTGTACGGGTTCCTCGCATCGCACGGCGTGATCGGGTATCACGCGTCGAAGGGCGCGGTGAAGATGATGACGCAGGCCGCGGCCCTCGAACTCGCGCCGTTCGGGATCCGCGTCGTCGGCATCGCACCCGGTACGGTCGACACGCCGATCATCCAGGGCTATCGCGACCGCGGGCTCGAGCCGGTGCTCGAGCGCGCGCAGATGCGCCGCAAGATCCTCACCCCCGAGGGGATCGCGAACGTCGTCGTCTGGCTGTGCGAAGACGAAGCCGACGTCGTCAACGGCAGCACCGTGATGTGCGACGACGGGCTGGCCTCGTTCAAGTAGCCCCCCGTCACGTTGCTTGTCGATGCGCCGCCGTCATCGCGCACAAGGGCGGCCGCATGACCGTCGCGATTGCGACTGCCTTCGACAAGCTCAGCGTGACGGAACGCTCAGCGTGACTGGGTTTCGACGTCGAGGGTCAATTCGACGTCGGTGCCGATAAGGCCGTCGATCGGCGTGGTGCGCATCCCGAACCCATGGCGATCGAGTTTGCCGACCGCGTGATACGACGGACGCGCGCTCGAGCCGCCCGGCGTCACCGTGAGCGCGACGGGCTGCGTCACGCCGTGTACGGTCAGAATGCCGTCGACCACGAACGTCCCGCCGCTGCTCCCGCCGCGCACGGCCGTGCTGGCGAACGTCCACACCGGAAACTTCGCCGTGTCGAACCAGTCGGGCCCCTGTAGATCCTCGTCGCGGTCGGCGTTACCGCTGTCGACGCGGCGCGGATCGAGCGTCGCGGTGATCCGCGCGGGCAGTGCGCCGGAACCGGCCAGGGCGATCGTCCCCGCCACGATCGGCACCGTACCGCTCACGTGCGCGAGATAGAGATGCGTCACCGTGAAGCGCGCGCGCGAGTGCGCCGCGTCGATCGCAAGCGCCGTCGCGCCTTGCGCTCC is a genomic window containing:
- a CDS encoding YceI family protein, which translates into the protein MLRAAALIACVALVQSAAGAQGATALAIDAAHSRARFTVTHLYLAHVSGTVPIVAGTIALAGSGALPARITATLDPRRVDSGNADRDEDLQGPDWFDTAKFPVWTFASTAVRGGSSGGTFVVDGILTVHGVTQPVALTVTPGGSSARPSYHAVGKLDRHGFGMRTTPIDGLIGTDVELTLDVETQSR
- a CDS encoding DUF7482 domain-containing protein, whose product is MKILVRAALAAALILPLAPTFASAAPLDRAKVVLPSAISVDLAANTVTLPLYRGSVHGNPVWYIKTDVSNAAVAKREGLLYAPLLASSASAAQHATGASNAFAFAGGVDFTPQRVLTTAADGSVTAAKPGSVGDDAYSPFVHAAANGAIYNAPIVASGAHPSDVATHNDTLDRVVAIDTRDTAHASVTLVLARGFTNGQPIAYISTDASADGPAAIERSTYVPRLAKAAAAAIAIDVLFNGRTDGESQGIAAAGLHGSLGAEATVQNAAEIGSPLNVQATFPAPNFAASGYSPLWHVAPAVWTAAALSGGKAHRLRSSADFAAAASANLITAPDGKPFGPAPIFVNCPVVGFEAARP
- a CDS encoding threonine ammonia-lyase, which translates into the protein MTTLDVSAADVRLAAERIASGIVRTPSVRSRTLSDAAGADVILKIETRQTTGSYKERGALNAMLALAPEQRARGIVTMSAGNHGQAVAYHGARLGLRTTVVMPETTPLLKVRRTRDFGAEVVLAGATFADAAAHARELAATAGATLVHPYDDPQVIAGQATATLELLEDAGDLDVILVPVGGGGLIAGAALAIAAYGSRAELFGVQSALYPSVGAALDERPVAGGPTIAEGIAVTRVGTLNESLIREHVRGTLLVSEAAIETAIATLLEDEKLVVEGAGAAGVAALQSDPERFAGKRVGTLLCGGNIDLGMLAAVIVRHRMRSGRVVRIRVHMVDKPGELASVATALADARANVLDVAHHRVFGSLSAKHAELDLTVEIERSDDLPAILARLAEIGFDAELVRE
- a CDS encoding carboxyl transferase domain-containing protein; translation: MTLLATRVDSRSDDFDINARAMQALVDDLRAQLALVRGGGGPDAVARHRKRGKLTARDRVDRLVDPGTPFLEFSALAAHGMYRGDAPAAGIVTGIGTIDGVDCVIVANDATVKGGTYYPMTVKKHLRAQEIAEQNGLACIYLVDSGGAFLPLQDEVFPDRDHFGRIFYNQARMSAQKIPQIAAVMGSCTAGGAYVPAMADESIIVKDQGTIFLGGPPLVQAATGEIVTAEELGGADVHTRISGVVDHYAVDDEHALGIVRQIVGRLERRPYDPWPVRDTKPPARDPAELYGIVPADPRQTFDVREVIARIVDASEFAEFKARYGATLVCGFAHLEGHPVGILANNGILFSESALKGAHFIELCCRRGIPLLFLQNITGFMIGKEYENRGIAKDGAKLVTAVACAAVPKFTVVIGGSFGAGNYGMCGRAYAPRQLWMWPNARISVMGGQQAASTLLTVRMNADAEKHKPALTQEEQDAFKAPILQKYENEGNPYHSTARIWDDGIIDPMDTRRVLAIGLRAARYCPASDTEFGIFRM
- a CDS encoding Uma2 family endonuclease, whose product is MSEMAALPNEITPYRMSVDEFYRIGDLLDEDRTELLDGVIVAVSPVSVAHGARAAAITIALGNAFGSRAVVIAGGSMTVDRYDAPLPDVSVLRPLLPDAGTYASVEQALCVVEVAKSSLTRDLHYKAHLSARAGVADYLVADIDGDVVHHHTGPSPGGYASVAVLRHGATFSIAAFPDIVLRADAFLAPR
- a CDS encoding SDR family NAD(P)-dependent oxidoreductase yields the protein MQEGHVAVVTGASSGIGRAAALAFARKGARVVAGDVNDEGGRETVALVERGGGEAEFVHTDVAEQAQVDALVARAVERFGAIHAMFNNAGIGAWAPLLEHTAEQFDRVVRVNQHGVFYGIVAAGRAMRDLGVHGTIVNTASVYGFLASHGVIGYHASKGAVKMMTQAAALELAPFGIRVVGIAPGTVDTPIIQGYRDRGLEPVLERAQMRRKILTPEGIANVVVWLCEDEADVVNGSTVMCDDGLASFK
- a CDS encoding DMT family transporter, with translation MRTTAAYAAMCAIWGTTWLAIKISLAALPPLTGAGVRFVVAALFLWLLARLVPAERGTKAPWATILLLAATLFGGNYALTYYAETGLASGLVAVLFGTLPFWVFALGALLFGERVGANAIVGAALALAGVAAISIGPDVHGALPYILATLAAAAISAYANIELKRHAGTNPLRTLPPAMLIAGAAMTLAGIAFEHPDWQRALAPPSIGAVLYLAVLGSGIAFYLNHWLLQRLQTWVVGLSALVIPVLAVAVGALLGGEHFGARELAGSALVIAGIWLALRTAQRQVLPEN
- a CDS encoding DUF1501 domain-containing protein, whose amino-acid sequence is MKRSTFLLGAISGLSVVGTFDNVFAQALAQSPLPGLPAAADRVLLVINFQGGNDGLNTVVPFGMPEYYRYRPSIGIPQSDVLRIDDTVGLNPSLAPFKKMYDGGKVAIVQGVGYPDPDHSHFRSTEIWQTAAPKAYESTGWLGRYLDDAGLPPDNLFNAVALNNILPEVLIAKKTDVPAIDALRGYGLRSDRRTADREAFHEFVRDRSVPFRSPFLAQVAQIEDHAQRGAEELPKLVAGYKTEANYPATPLGRSLALAAQIVGSKLGTRVLYIQHGSFDTHVTQKATQDRLLADFANAITAFYDDLAAHGNDGRVLTMTFSEFGRRVAENASRGTDHGEAAPVFLIGGGVKGGLYGQHPDLSRLSMGNLAYSTDFRSVYATVLERWLGRPSVAIVGGSFATLPALA
- a CDS encoding metallophosphatase domain-containing protein; this encodes MRLAIASDTHLRHAAVAVPDGDVFVHCGDLCGKQSSLEEVRVFGEWARALPHRHKIVIAGNHDFPFERMPEAARAALGEGIIYLQDAGVTIGGLRFWGSPWQPRFFDWAFNLDRGEPLRVKWAQIPADTDVLITHGPPRGILDATARGDAAGCDDLLARVHEVRPRVHCFGHIHEAAGIEERSGTIFVNASICTLRYAPSNPVRVVDIDAP
- a CDS encoding DUF1800 domain-containing protein, yielding MAAQTNAPASYRPPGALDAATALLPYNGPWNRRLAAHLLRRAGFGGSAADVERVAGMSPRAAVASLVQFADTGSLPAAPALQTPALPPRGLFRGFMTGMAADEQTAEARKAFVMQRNRERRANLIAMQTWWLERMIGSPAPLQEKMTLFWHGHFTSSPEKGTTAQELFKQNQLFREYALGNVRDLTLHVSQDPAMLRYLDNNVNQRSHPNENYARELMELFTLGIGNYTEQDIRESARAFTGWTFRREPDGTGSFEFNRNQHDDGTKTFLGRTGNFDGADIVRIIFEQPASARWFATKLLAFFVYMEPEPQLVDQVAALLRTHNFEMRPVMATLLASNVFFSDRAYRALVKSPVEYVVGTHQLFGVPNVVPVELAALRAMGQMLFYPPNVKGWDGGAAWLSSATLLTRENFANGVAQNPKMMDLATWLGPTLRTMDPKQIAYALTQTLLQGDVSPAASAQLVSYLGGVGQAALAELSGENVDERVRGAAYLTMAMPAYQLA